From the Flavobacterium galactosidilyticum genome, one window contains:
- a CDS encoding KUP/HAK/KT family potassium transporter: protein MSASHKNLHSKLTLGGLLISLGIIYGDIGTSPLYVMKAILGDHIINANVVLGGVSAVFWTLTLQTTIKYVLITLSADNHGEGGIFALYALVKKTKIRWLIVPAIIGGSALLADGIITPPISVSSAVEGIKTFYPEINTIPIVIGILFILFTIQQFGSKLVGKFFAPMMLIWFAMLAVLGIIQITKHPEVFKALNPYYAYQLLSIHPDGFFVLGFVFLCTTGAEALYSDMGHCGRKNIRISWIFVKTALVLNYFGQAAYLIHHEGRTLQNLGGKNGNPFYLIMEDWFQPIGIVIATLAAVIASQALISGSFTLINEAMRLNFWPKVKIKYPTELKGQLYIPSINWLLFAGCVGIVLHFEESNNMEHAYGLAIILCMIMTTILLNFYLIMKRVKLYFIVPLITIYLLIEFSFLAANITKFADGGYVTLIIASVLISIMTIWYSAKQINKTYTKLVKIEDYKKVLVELSADLTIPKYATHLVYMTNAGRTDEIEEKVMYSILQKRPKRADIYWFVHVNILSEPYKAQYKVTEIVKDDLYRVDFNLGFREPTKINLMFREVIKDMVKKGEVDITSRYESLNKNNIIGDFKFVLSEKFLSNDSRLRWREKLIMNSYFLLKKLSLSEESAFGLDSSSVKIEKFPLVLHAPEKVDLTRLK from the coding sequence ATGAGCGCATCACATAAGAACCTGCATAGTAAGTTAACGTTAGGTGGTTTATTAATATCATTAGGAATAATTTACGGTGATATAGGAACTTCACCACTGTATGTAATGAAAGCCATCTTAGGCGATCATATAATAAATGCGAATGTTGTTTTAGGTGGCGTTTCTGCGGTTTTTTGGACGCTTACCTTACAAACAACAATAAAATATGTATTAATCACATTAAGTGCTGATAATCATGGCGAAGGAGGTATTTTTGCGCTATACGCCTTAGTAAAAAAAACAAAAATCAGGTGGTTGATTGTCCCCGCAATTATTGGCGGAAGCGCACTACTCGCTGATGGAATTATTACCCCGCCCATCTCTGTATCTTCTGCAGTAGAAGGAATTAAAACTTTTTATCCTGAAATCAATACCATACCGATTGTAATAGGTATATTATTTATTCTCTTTACCATACAACAGTTTGGATCCAAATTAGTAGGTAAATTTTTTGCCCCAATGATGTTGATTTGGTTTGCAATGCTAGCTGTATTGGGAATAATTCAAATTACGAAACATCCTGAAGTTTTCAAAGCATTAAACCCTTATTACGCATACCAATTATTATCGATACATCCCGATGGTTTTTTTGTATTAGGATTTGTTTTTCTATGTACAACAGGAGCTGAAGCGCTATACTCTGACATGGGACATTGCGGACGAAAAAACATTAGAATTAGTTGGATATTTGTAAAAACGGCTTTAGTACTTAACTACTTTGGCCAAGCAGCTTATTTAATTCATCACGAAGGGCGAACATTACAAAATTTAGGAGGGAAGAACGGAAATCCATTCTACCTTATCATGGAAGATTGGTTTCAACCTATAGGAATTGTTATTGCTACATTAGCAGCAGTAATAGCATCTCAAGCCCTTATCAGCGGCTCCTTTACTTTGATAAATGAAGCCATGAGATTGAACTTTTGGCCAAAGGTAAAAATCAAATATCCAACGGAGTTAAAAGGTCAACTTTACATTCCATCGATAAACTGGTTGCTATTTGCTGGTTGTGTTGGAATTGTACTGCACTTTGAAGAGTCCAATAACATGGAGCATGCTTACGGCCTTGCTATTATTTTATGCATGATAATGACCACCATTTTACTCAACTTTTATTTAATAATGAAAAGAGTAAAATTGTATTTTATTGTACCATTAATAACAATTTATCTTCTAATCGAATTTAGTTTCCTAGCCGCTAATATTACTAAATTTGCTGATGGTGGTTATGTAACTCTAATTATTGCTTCGGTGTTAATTAGTATAATGACAATATGGTATTCTGCTAAACAAATTAATAAAACTTATACTAAGCTCGTTAAAATTGAAGACTACAAAAAAGTACTTGTCGAACTTAGTGCTGATTTGACGATTCCAAAATACGCAACGCATTTAGTGTACATGACAAATGCAGGTAGAACTGATGAAATTGAAGAAAAAGTGATGTATTCCATTTTACAAAAGCGACCTAAAAGAGCTGATATATATTGGTTTGTACACGTTAATATATTATCAGAACCATATAAAGCACAATATAAAGTTACTGAAATTGTAAAAGATGATTTGTATCGCGTCGATTTTAATCTCGGCTTTAGGGAACCTACTAAAATAAACCTAATGTTTAGAGAAGTGATCAAAGACATGGTTAAAAAAGGTGAGGTAGATATTACCAGTAGATACGAATCATTGAACAAGAATAATATTATTGGCGATTTCAAATTTGTACTTTCTGAAAAATTTCTTTCCAACGATAGTCGCTTGAGATGGCGTGAAAAATTAATTATGAATTCCTATTTCTTACTTAAAAAATTAAGTTTATCTGAGGAAAGTGCTTTTGGATTAGACAGCAGCTCTGTCAAAATCGAAAAATTCCCATTAGTACTTCACGCACCTGAAAAGGTGGATTTGACAAGATTAAAGTAA
- a CDS encoding sialidase family protein, translating into MKNILLVLSLFVLLISCKTGSYDNFKLNNNEFQSVETDTLFQDKISIRAIQIDKNKIWYAADNGRYGFFNLDNSQKKENRITKDSLKLEFRSIAQTSKHVYILNVGNPALLYQISKEDSSAKLVYEERHEKVFFDSMQFWNNTEGIAMGDPVEDCLNIIVTRDGGNSWNKIPCDKLPKVLTGEAAFAASNTNIIIKENNTWIVSGGKSSRAFYSPDRGNTWEVYDTPIVQGKTMTGIFTADFYDSKIGFVAGGDYENRNQNFGNKAITDDGGKTWKLIAENHGFGYASCVQYVPNSNGKSIVSVGFSGVYYSSNGGETWKQLSSDATLNTIRFINETTAVAAGQNKMIRISFKK; encoded by the coding sequence ATGAAAAATATTTTACTGGTTTTGTCGCTATTTGTGTTATTAATTTCTTGTAAAACTGGAAGTTATGATAATTTTAAATTAAATAATAATGAATTTCAGTCAGTTGAAACTGATACATTATTTCAGGATAAAATAAGTATTAGAGCGATTCAAATCGATAAAAATAAAATTTGGTATGCAGCTGATAATGGAAGGTATGGTTTTTTCAATTTAGATAATAGTCAAAAAAAAGAAAATAGAATAACAAAGGATTCTTTAAAACTGGAATTTAGAAGTATTGCTCAAACTTCTAAACATGTTTATATTTTAAATGTAGGAAATCCTGCTCTGTTATACCAAATTTCGAAAGAAGACTCTAGTGCGAAATTAGTGTATGAGGAACGTCACGAGAAAGTTTTTTTTGATAGCATGCAATTTTGGAACAATACAGAAGGAATAGCGATGGGAGATCCAGTCGAAGACTGTCTAAATATTATTGTAACTCGCGACGGCGGTAATTCATGGAATAAAATACCATGTGATAAATTGCCAAAGGTTTTAACGGGAGAAGCCGCTTTTGCAGCTAGTAACACTAATATTATTATAAAAGAAAATAACACATGGATTGTTTCAGGAGGGAAAAGTTCTAGGGCTTTTTATTCACCGGACAGAGGGAATACTTGGGAAGTCTATGATACGCCAATAGTGCAAGGCAAAACGATGACTGGAATTTTTACAGCTGACTTTTATGATTCTAAAATAGGATTTGTAGCTGGAGGAGACTATGAAAATAGAAATCAAAACTTCGGTAATAAAGCGATTACTGATGATGGTGGAAAAACTTGGAAACTTATAGCTGAAAATCATGGTTTTGGATACGCTTCTTGTGTGCAATATGTACCAAATAGTAATGGAAAATCGATTGTTTCAGTTGGCTTCTCAGGAGTATATTACTCTTCTAATGGTGGTGAAACTTGGAAACAATTGTCAAGTGATGCAACTTTAAATACAATTCGCTTTATTAATGAAACTACGGCTGTTGCCGCAGGACAAAATAAAATGATAAGAATTAGTTTTAAAAAATAA
- a CDS encoding sensor of ECF-type sigma factor, producing MNIKKLLPILLLLVSTSFYAQSESMKEKKEQIKTLKVAFFTTELDLTNAQAEKFWPIYNTFDDKQFELRHQKMRAFMKKMNDGSLDKISEKEANTFLAQIQDTEEELFLLRKKFTSNLRAILPASKIIKLKKAEEDFNRKLLQQYRNKGSK from the coding sequence ATGAATATAAAAAAATTATTACCCATACTACTTTTGTTAGTCTCTACTAGCTTTTACGCTCAAAGCGAAAGTATGAAAGAGAAAAAAGAACAAATTAAAACACTAAAAGTTGCTTTTTTCACTACCGAATTAGACTTAACTAATGCGCAAGCTGAAAAATTCTGGCCTATATACAATACTTTTGATGACAAACAATTTGAATTGAGGCATCAAAAAATGAGAGCTTTTATGAAAAAAATGAATGATGGCTCACTCGATAAAATAAGCGAAAAAGAAGCAAATACTTTTTTAGCCCAAATTCAAGATACTGAAGAGGAATTATTTTTACTGAGAAAAAAATTCACATCTAATCTAAGAGCGATACTTCCAGCTTCAAAAATCATAAAACTTAAAAAAGCGGAAGAAGATTTCAATAGAAAGTTACTACAGCAATACAGGAATAAAGGCTCAAAATAA
- a CDS encoding RNA polymerase sigma factor — protein sequence MQEEKEFISELLNIKTQNQAFQRLIVDYQRPLYNHIRNIVLNHDDADDVLQNTFIKIFQNLKNFKGESKLFSWMYRIATNEALTFLKQKAKKSGISSETLQNKALDNLEADVFFDGNEIQLKLQKAIALLPEKQQLIFKMKYFEELKYEEISEILGTSVGGLKASYHIAVKKIEAFVTSN from the coding sequence TTGCAAGAAGAAAAGGAATTTATATCCGAATTATTGAACATCAAGACGCAAAACCAAGCGTTTCAGAGGTTAATAGTCGACTATCAAAGACCGCTTTACAATCACATTCGTAATATCGTTTTAAATCACGATGATGCTGATGATGTATTGCAAAATACTTTTATTAAAATATTCCAAAATTTAAAAAATTTCAAGGGAGAAAGTAAACTCTTTTCCTGGATGTATCGTATTGCTACTAATGAAGCATTAACTTTTTTGAAACAAAAAGCTAAAAAAAGCGGCATCTCATCTGAAACATTACAAAACAAGGCACTCGATAATCTTGAAGCTGATGTCTTTTTTGATGGAAATGAAATTCAATTAAAATTACAAAAAGCGATAGCCTTATTGCCTGAAAAACAACAATTGATTTTTAAAATGAAATATTTTGAAGAACTCAAATATGAAGAAATATCTGAGATTCTAGGAACCTCTGTAGGAGGACTTAAAGCATCCTATCACATTGCAGTAAAAAAAATTGAAGCTTTTGTAACATCAAATTAA
- a CDS encoding SRPBCC family protein, translated as MRILKYLFLLLLLSFVALTIFIATQKGDFTVERSKIINSPKSNVFSFVNDFRNWEDFGSWMTEDPTIKINYSGKTVGAGASYSWDGQDGSGDLKTLFVKENDSISQKMNYNGTSSSVFWSFKDTIGGTKVTWKTTGKMSFSMKVYTAFKGGINAIIGKMYENSLVNLDKTLDYEINTFTVKVDGLAKIPATFYLHQTFTSEISKVTKNSRIVFDKINDFCDKNDIERNGKPFLLYHTYDLAKGLTRLSFCIPIKTEIFTSAGSDILSGKLEELEAVKTTLTGDYSHTNKALDKATAYINANKIVVDPTFSHLAIFKVRKAETKSPSKWVTEIYYPIKTKVIPPVNTYVTPIVKKSESSVTPEPVIKKEEENSEF; from the coding sequence ATGAGAATTTTAAAGTATTTATTTCTTTTACTGCTACTTAGTTTTGTAGCGCTTACTATTTTTATCGCTACTCAAAAAGGAGATTTTACAGTAGAAAGAAGCAAAATTATAAATTCTCCAAAATCCAATGTATTTAGTTTTGTGAATGATTTCAGAAACTGGGAAGATTTTGGCTCCTGGATGACTGAGGATCCTACCATAAAAATCAATTATTCTGGTAAAACTGTTGGAGCTGGAGCTTCTTACTCATGGGACGGACAAGATGGTTCGGGTGACTTGAAAACTCTATTTGTTAAAGAAAATGACAGTATTTCTCAAAAAATGAACTACAACGGTACCTCATCATCCGTTTTTTGGAGTTTTAAGGACACCATTGGCGGTACCAAAGTAACGTGGAAAACTACTGGAAAAATGAGTTTTTCGATGAAAGTCTATACAGCATTTAAGGGTGGAATCAATGCAATTATTGGAAAGATGTACGAAAATAGCTTGGTAAACCTAGACAAAACTCTTGATTACGAAATAAATACCTTTACAGTAAAAGTAGATGGATTAGCAAAAATACCAGCTACGTTCTATTTGCACCAAACCTTTACTAGTGAAATTTCTAAGGTTACTAAAAATTCAAGAATAGTATTTGATAAAATCAATGATTTTTGTGATAAAAACGACATCGAGCGCAATGGAAAACCTTTTTTGCTTTACCACACTTATGATTTAGCAAAGGGATTAACTCGATTGTCTTTCTGCATTCCTATAAAAACGGAAATTTTCACTAGCGCAGGAAGCGATATTTTGAGCGGAAAACTAGAAGAACTTGAAGCAGTAAAAACGACTTTAACTGGTGATTACTCTCATACTAATAAGGCTTTAGACAAAGCAACGGCTTATATTAATGCAAATAAAATTGTTGTAGATCCAACTTTTTCTCATTTAGCTATTTTTAAAGTAAGGAAAGCTGAAACTAAAAGTCCATCAAAATGGGTAACCGAAATTTACTATCCAATAAAAACTAAAGTGATTCCTCCGGTAAACACATACGTTACTCCTATTGTAAAAAAATCAGAATCTTCTGTAACACCAGAACCTGTTATCAAAAAAGAAGAAGAGAACTCAGAGTTTTAA